GCAAATACTCTGACTTTATTCTTATCTTTTCCGCCGGCCTCATTGTTGCATTTTCTCTTGCCACCAGCCTGCTTATTATGAATATTACGATAACATGGCTTGCTTTTGCGGTGGTTGGTTTAGCGATCTCTTTTGTCCAGCCAAGTATTTATGCCATGGCTGCGTCAATGGGCACAGGCTCACTTTCTATTGTTGCAACTTTTAGCTCCGTGGGTGGTTTTATGGGTCCGCCTATCGTTGGGTTCATCTCATCAAATTCATCGCTTTTATATGGAATGTATTTCATTTCTTTCTCATCTCTGTGCATTTCTTTTATGGCATTTTTTCTACTCAAATTGAAACAGAGCAACACTTTAGCTAACGAAGGAGTTTAAAATGACCGTCAGTATTATCATACCTACGTACAACAATAAAAATGACTTAGAAAAAACAATACATTCCATCATCAATCAAAGTGTTGATACTTCAAATATTGAAGTCATTATCTGTGATGACGGCTCCTCTGATAGCACTAAAGCAATGTGTTTAAAATTCCAAAATATGATAAACATTCGCTACCTATACCAAGAAGATCAAGGTTTTAGAGCAGCGAAAGCTCGCAATATGGGGTTAGAAGCTGCACAAGGAGAATTTATTCTTTTTATTGATAGTGGTGTATTAATAAAGAGCGATCTAATAGAAACACATTTATCGAATTACGATGATGCAACCATCAATATTGGGTTTTGCCATGGTTTTGATGAGCACAGCGTTATGAATAACGATTTTGAATCGCACATCGCTATGAACCAATTTGACACCCTTTTCATGAATCTATTAAATGATGAAAACAACCGCGATTGCCGATTCAAATTACTCACACACATAGGTCACTTTAGAGGTTTTGAACAATACCCATGGTTGTTCTTTTGGGGTGGACACTTGTTTGGCAAAAAGGAACATTTCCTTCAAGTAGGCGGTTTTGATGAGAAGTTTACTCATTGGGGAGGGGAAGATGTTGAGCTCGGCCTGCGCCTGCATCTGAGCGGAATTAAAATGTCGTTAAACTTAGATGCACATGC
This window of the Vibrio azureus genome carries:
- a CDS encoding glycosyltransferase yields the protein MTVSIIIPTYNNKNDLEKTIHSIINQSVDTSNIEVIICDDGSSDSTKAMCLKFQNMINIRYLYQEDQGFRAAKARNMGLEAAQGEFILFIDSGVLIKSDLIETHLSNYDDATINIGFCHGFDEHSVMNNDFESHIAMNQFDTLFMNLLNDENNRDCRFKLLTHIGHFRGFEQYPWLFFWGGHLFGKKEHFLQVGGFDEKFTHWGGEDVELGLRLHLSGIKMSLNLDAHAYHIPHKKADTASKESTVNNCFYIHNKHQLDITHTMTQKTWEEIVAEVD